Part of the Pseudomonadota bacterium genome is shown below.
GCGTATGCGCAGTTCGACGCTCGGGTTCATGTCGGCGCGCCCTGTTCCAGTAGTGCCATGAGATCGGCAAGGAAAGCGTGACCGGCGGCGGCCAGCCAGGCGAGCAGCGCATCCTGGTGATTGTGCGCTTCATGCGCGGCGCGCATCGACGTGCCGAGGCAGATCACCACGCATTGGTAGAGGCCCAGCACCTGGTAGAAGTACAGCGTGTCTGCGTCCACCGTGCGACCGGTCAGCGCGGTGTAGCGCGCGCATAGTTCGTTCATGGGCATGAGGCCCGAGGCCAGCAAGGTGCCGTTTTCCGCGTGACTCCAGCTCTTGATGCCGATCCAGGCGAGGTCCTGGTGGTAGTCGCCGATGTGCACCAGCTCCCAGTCGAGGATGGCGGTGATGTCGCCGCGCGTTTCGTCGAACAGGTAGTTGCCGGTGCGGTAGTCGGAATGTACCAGCACCAGTTCGCGCGCGGCCGGCAGGTGCGCGCGCATCCAGCGCTCGGCGAGGCCCATCAAGGGAATGCCGGCGAGGGCGTCGTTGCGCCACACGCGCGTCCACCAGTTGAGCGCCCAGCGCGCGGCCTGCTGTGCATCGGCGTCCGGCGCCTGGAACGACGGCAGTGCGCCTGCGCGAAAGTCCAGCCCATGAATGGCGACGAGGTGCGCCAGGAACGGCGCCGCCAGGCGTTGGCGCAGCTCCGCGCCCAGCACCGTGCCGAAGCCCGATACGTTGGATTGGATATTGGACGGTTTGGCGACGCCGCCGACGAAGCCGGTGATGAGGGCCGGGCGCCCGAGTTGGCTGCCATCGGCATCGACCCACAGCGCTTCCGGCACCGGCACGCGGCCGGCCAGCGCGCGCAAGGCTTCGAACTCGCGCGCGCGGCTGGTGATGACGGCCGCTTCCATGGGGTCCATGCGCAGCACGCAGGTGCGCGGCGCGCCGTCGTCGCGCTCCAACACGAAACTGAACTGCTCCTTCGAAGCGCCGCCGCCCATGCGCTTCAACTCGCTGATGCGCGGTGACGGCACGCCCTGCGCGGCGAGGAACGGCGCCAGCCGCGCGGCGACATCGGTCACGCCGAGCAGATGGTAAGGGCCGCTCGCGCGCGCCGCGTGGATGCCGGCAATGGTGCGCGCGATGGCGGGCTCGAGATCGTCGGGCGGCGCGGGCTCAGTGACCAGTTGTGCGGCGTTCGATGGCATCGCGCGTCTTCAGGGAATCAATACCGGCTTGATGCAGCGACCATGATGCTGTTCGGCAATGGCGTGGTTGATGTCGCTCAAGGGATAACGTGTGACGAGCTTGTCGAAGGCAAAGCGGCCGGCCATGTGCAAATCGACCAGGCGCGGAATGAAGGTGGCCGGATCGACGTCGCCCTCGGTGATGCCCTTGATGGTGAGCCCCAGGCCCAGCAGCGCGATGACGTCGAAGTTGAGCACCGCGTCCTCGGCGCGCGCCGGCACACCGAGCACGCCGAGC
Proteins encoded:
- a CDS encoding phosphotransferase family protein, with protein sequence MPSNAAQLVTEPAPPDDLEPAIARTIAGIHAARASGPYHLLGVTDVAARLAPFLAAQGVPSPRISELKRMGGGASKEQFSFVLERDDGAPRTCVLRMDPMEAAVITSRAREFEALRALAGRVPVPEALWVDADGSQLGRPALITGFVGGVAKPSNIQSNVSGFGTVLGAELRQRLAAPFLAHLVAIHGLDFRAGALPSFQAPDADAQQAARWALNWWTRVWRNDALAGIPLMGLAERWMRAHLPAARELVLVHSDYRTGNYLFDETRGDITAILDWELVHIGDYHQDLAWIGIKSWSHAENGTLLASGLMPMNELCARYTALTGRTVDADTLYFYQVLGLYQCVVICLGTSMRAAHEAHNHQDALLAWLAAAGHAFLADLMALLEQGAPT